One segment of Stomatobaculum sp. F0698 DNA contains the following:
- a CDS encoding InlB B-repeat-containing protein — protein MTQRAWKYWKRVLAMLVAMILILEAMPLHTLAAIGGDSYIPLVVSEDDEEEAEDYTEDAELIDDRPLLAAGLSPRALRASGSNATVSNALPLATPYVAFRQSSGTYAPWTGAVEDGSLTAANNYVKLDPANSVFQQPSDFVIGKYNSRTFSVQFAFRPSEISDTVRNNLVMELWIPAGFDLSGLPSLTGVSFSSRRLADSSWVLTAKPDPTTASVSGQITLVQDPNRLVKELPLSQGEFPFRMRLINNYGSTNPAAPPTLFTVDSGDHDKTTALTLNTPATNPTMTFSNPSDSYTFMPGEIGGVWSMSASMPLGKPVGRRMIAYNGYETSAAEDALAPLGTGNLITSSFNINNPTWYRKGLEFKVHKSEGYLAETAKIHMVLPGEGTQFEQGGTLAWTYETDDGFRIPWTRIGAYQDTPTPANRDVVINLRNLYSQYTSGRFAEAVAGSGLSYIDIFRKPGTFHVKYFPLVYYNRLYQGNWGATDYTATTGSYIEYADNTVYGGTKQDSGTPLRFRFIQGTDPVQIKTSNDYLDMTYGGDYYRYNLDAVPQYSATSPEYTDSEEVKSGFRFDDESDAFQIQDNLLISYDFEEALSPVWLNQLGLAKEYGLGYRIYVKDAQTGQTEIRTLVPGELYPSYTAQTINYNGQSITETVIDGTGMTDYTFADANVAGNKKYIARVEVFKKEYDYNQRGSYIFWNVYDAGHHKNWFTFKLRAYHHRLSDGTDIPDNYEAKVQRNISSDQILAQNGGQPFAREFKVRTRHLTDDIRTQAVGGYTMEVNRHDEINMLGHYRIIKNPQTMDYNVDSTGQAISFGAAGYDPVVLEISGDAITITEYLEKSDLRLLGVWDSSGNYHDLQQAGIDPEQPTYLKDGISHYTDTGVSVFGLSNDIGTFSGKVYDLNAVCQALGTPYATRVVMAADQVNSFRTSTNGGFRQYLFFAQKVYPGHLNYDNAVGTNGSADLPKQLDFSSMIYCLYSDYKSEQVDHNPPQDSTIHGISPYHGGSKKSSSKSAKLVVGDGAKGISVLDLDYYVNPWSQVDKGRLGGNFLEPSKQTFLNRANYIVNVIAQGTYAAGEVAGQRELELTRIEVDNTGVTWSNHYIPEISYENASIDFAGTSPYLLSLTNAISFDIQSPSSFQGFILDATLSDGTVKHIEDTAYYAYTSTGKGRMHYLIPGVDVKNGPYVTSIKVSFPNNKNWGNNREKMEVWGNNNGNRLLPSVGLSLVEQDIPKKYPGTTIPVGSLSEKDSDPSYDKLTVKAKLHYENVLGENMTTDLTRFATEGASERIASQRVEVAFFQNLLSYASSNTYQGRELTVSGQLRFAPTVGTKNLAASKDLRVRPTYYLKIDKSFTYVDNSAKIQGFVPNATGAGMMWSAIGIPDVTFIPAGTGAGQSGHADYGILVISTDRIPENELPVPGQNLGAGWYGYINSLSFKLQADYSADPVYVKPVPGAWLDTKFDANRDGNGGNAKGVDVETTNDNNQLVQDAPRGAQFGNATAAKAGASANEAEMLYAPNNTTHKINQVTALGLLALAQANKPYQESSSRVTSRDLNNNPNIFSAKVFLTSDDTNPTNDWEIYIPVPKAGEQYSYLSGGVTQTTPASQFSMDYYGVDTSALTGLNYTISYTTDPNPAANGYTGAKTASWTTSKPADADITMVKLNVSNMPAGRKASVTLRYQLHERKKKLLNQMDTIVAYGNFRMGTNPTPFYGADGQASNKLEYLLPDLTLSGIAFQENDFNSLYDAGTDSYQSGVRMKLLEADGVTEVLRSDNNLGFVSTTNANGYYMLYAPHEGNWVVQADASSLSPLRKLVKKDQGTNPAVSSRFDRNTNLAAVTVTANVPAGQYNLPHVNAGFYNVPILDLADQVLHVGDAASTVTPTLTNPVDPANPVVNYAIQTGAPTDLVSVNGSGAVSGTLTPQKTGVTTLLLTTDDGYGDLIKKEVKLTVWADVKYDGNGADSGSISPNGEQLYPSTTAAGADAHTDETTAKSSAGTAGVDTQLTRAGYYFDGWNTKPDGTGTAYAAGAAIKTGKIDGDLTLYAVWRPVTPATDSFTIEKLLKGDYGLLPDGQRAPLTAENFGFTLTGTSFTAAHVTAEPMPTGSAKESARDETPGQNPVVKYTLSSADLSLITPGSPVLTENATAGATFASGTFNFTMPGTYVYTLKEEVGSAQYYGYNSRVYTITYVVTQSGSGLGNALSLTRTINYQDPVSGAAVNVQTASFENTYQLPRYTVTFDPDQGSFTPPAQTHRYGDRVSEPPVQNNAAGVATSPAGERYGYHFKHWKAADGTQFQFVNSSVRANFTLTAVWEINTYPVKVLDAATADTPHANEVIFDNGGAPMAHGTVLNAPTAPDNKTGYHFDHWENDADHSTFTFGNPVTGPLTVRAVYAPNAYTVKYDKNAASASGTTADSAHVYDQTRALTANGYTNPGYYFAGWSRTAGGTTVDLNDGDNVLNLTTQNNGTVTLYAIWQPVTPVSDSFDVSKLLFGDFGSLQGGETAPLVPDTFRFVLQSVTTPTGATTVLPVVPGGGAASGITVTPGAGTMGYALPSAQLQVPTAGSAAATAGAAAAARFPAGLFTFSYPGTYVYTLKETAGSAQYYSYDPAVYTITFTVTQSAGALGAGTGNSLTITRSITKQSGGASTAATELQFENRYTLPRLTVQYDAEGGSHTPANESVRYGDYATAPPVQNNAAGTPTSPAGEKTGYHFLYWTDAAGTQFQFATTPIHANTTLHAKWEINRYTVTVQDAPDADTGHQNAQLAQHTNVAHGDTTLTAPTQPSNKTGYHFDHWEDQNNTAYTFGSPVTGDTTVHAVYTPNTYTVHFEPNAGGATVNGSMPNLNMTYDTAQNLTPNQFSRPGYQFMGWGLTPTAATPDYYDGASVNNLTTTNGGTVRLYALWTAVTPFDHAPALTKILGGEANRTLATGETTPLTPETFNFEFKAVSTTVPGMSTLPMPTAAHGAQTFTVNRAGAGALPIGSLRFLFAGDYVYELREIAGAAGTPGTPAAAQGSYTYDSAVYRITYHITQAGTVMNGSVTIEKQMAGGAFSAPVTYSATTEPTFTNDYLLPRYTVSFNANGGSVTPAPQVIVYGDPVVAPPTVGGSPAGSRTGYDFGGWQNPDGSPANFTTPVTGNLVLSANWTMRHYTVTVLDAPDADPGHQNQIITQDTNAVHGSTPTEPARPDNKTNYVFDHWAKPDGSTYNFDEPLSGDLTVHAVYRQKRYTVRYDSGTPHSVGSMTDSHFGGGDTNPLPPNQYARPGYTFGGWSRTPGATTPDYTDGQPVTNLTTSDGVTVTLYAVWNPASPVVLHDPPVKKVITGAVPHNAGTFTFALRAVSTTAAEAIGQLPMPLAAGGSQEMQLVIAGAGEEEFGDITFRLPGTYVYEISELPIGRRGFSFDPDPVTVTYVVTQTGSVLNATRTMEKRGQAVTEAVFTNEFEKPNYIVTFDGNGAWRPFESQTVREGLMASEPIRKPVRSYGKFIGWYLDGQPYDFSQPVYDDITLFAMYDDSDSDNTSGGSGGGGGGSRGGSGGSRGGSSRGNGSCGNGRGSSIAPTPSVNIATTPPVTTDSDSTDKQQNADPGKGPADSKKTEKLDSGSGSRRKKQTSGDKKRKRRLPKTGEETIEKTLFRKEERRDEEV, from the coding sequence ATGACTCAGAGAGCTTGGAAGTATTGGAAGCGAGTTCTCGCGATGTTGGTCGCGATGATACTCATACTTGAGGCTATGCCGCTTCACACGCTTGCCGCAATCGGAGGGGATAGCTATATCCCCTTGGTTGTAAGCGAGGATGATGAGGAAGAAGCGGAAGATTACACCGAGGATGCAGAGTTGATTGACGACAGGCCACTGCTTGCAGCCGGCCTTTCTCCGCGTGCCTTACGCGCCTCGGGCTCCAATGCGACCGTAAGCAATGCACTGCCGCTTGCGACGCCCTATGTCGCATTTCGCCAGTCCTCCGGGACCTATGCGCCCTGGACGGGAGCGGTGGAAGACGGATCCCTCACGGCAGCCAACAACTATGTGAAACTAGATCCGGCAAACAGTGTGTTTCAGCAGCCTTCCGACTTTGTCATCGGAAAGTATAATTCGAGAACCTTCAGTGTTCAGTTTGCTTTCCGTCCGAGTGAAATTTCGGATACAGTGCGGAATAATTTGGTCATGGAACTTTGGATTCCGGCCGGTTTCGATTTGAGCGGACTGCCGAGTTTGACCGGTGTCAGCTTTTCCTCGCGTCGCCTTGCGGACAGTAGCTGGGTGCTCACCGCAAAGCCGGATCCGACCACGGCCAGCGTCAGCGGACAGATTACGCTCGTGCAGGATCCGAATCGATTGGTGAAGGAACTCCCGCTCTCGCAAGGTGAGTTCCCTTTCCGCATGCGTTTGATCAACAACTACGGATCAACGAATCCGGCTGCGCCGCCGACGCTTTTTACGGTGGACAGCGGAGATCATGACAAGACAACGGCGTTAACCTTGAATACACCTGCGACGAATCCGACAATGACGTTTAGCAATCCCTCGGACAGCTATACCTTCATGCCGGGTGAAATCGGCGGTGTTTGGAGCATGTCGGCGAGCATGCCGCTCGGAAAACCGGTGGGAAGACGCATGATTGCCTACAATGGGTATGAGACTTCGGCGGCGGAAGATGCCTTGGCGCCGCTCGGTACCGGTAATCTGATTACAAGCAGTTTTAATATCAACAATCCCACTTGGTATCGAAAAGGGCTGGAGTTTAAGGTTCACAAGTCGGAAGGGTATCTTGCCGAGACCGCAAAAATTCATATGGTGCTTCCGGGCGAAGGAACGCAATTTGAGCAGGGCGGAACACTTGCATGGACCTATGAGACAGATGACGGTTTCAGGATTCCGTGGACAAGAATCGGCGCGTATCAGGATACACCGACGCCCGCAAATCGCGACGTCGTCATCAACCTGAGAAATCTCTACTCCCAGTATACAAGCGGAAGATTTGCGGAAGCGGTTGCGGGGTCCGGCTTGAGTTATATCGACATTTTCCGAAAGCCCGGTACATTTCATGTGAAGTATTTTCCGCTGGTGTATTATAACCGGCTTTATCAGGGCAACTGGGGCGCGACGGATTACACCGCAACGACGGGCTCTTACATTGAATATGCGGATAACACCGTATACGGCGGCACGAAACAGGACAGCGGTACACCGCTTCGCTTCCGTTTCATTCAGGGTACGGATCCGGTTCAAATTAAAACATCGAACGATTATCTGGATATGACCTACGGCGGTGATTATTACAGATATAATTTGGATGCTGTGCCGCAGTACAGCGCAACTTCGCCCGAGTATACGGATTCGGAAGAAGTAAAGTCCGGGTTCCGCTTTGACGACGAAAGTGATGCCTTTCAAATTCAGGACAATCTCTTAATTTCCTATGACTTTGAGGAGGCACTTTCGCCGGTTTGGTTAAATCAACTCGGTCTTGCAAAGGAATACGGCCTGGGCTACCGTATCTATGTCAAAGATGCACAGACCGGGCAGACAGAAATCCGCACGCTGGTTCCGGGTGAACTCTACCCGAGCTATACAGCACAGACCATCAACTACAACGGCCAGAGCATCACCGAGACCGTTATTGACGGTACCGGAATGACGGACTATACCTTTGCGGATGCGAATGTCGCGGGAAACAAGAAGTACATTGCCCGCGTGGAGGTCTTTAAAAAAGAGTACGATTATAACCAGCGCGGCAGTTATATCTTCTGGAATGTTTATGATGCCGGACATCATAAGAACTGGTTTACCTTTAAGCTGCGTGCCTACCATCATCGCCTCTCGGACGGAACCGATATTCCCGATAACTATGAGGCAAAGGTACAGCGAAACATATCTTCCGACCAAATTCTCGCGCAGAACGGCGGGCAGCCCTTTGCGCGTGAATTCAAGGTGAGGACACGTCACCTGACGGATGATATTCGGACCCAGGCCGTAGGCGGCTATACGATGGAAGTGAACCGCCACGACGAGATCAACATGCTCGGCCATTATCGCATCATTAAGAATCCGCAGACCATGGACTATAACGTGGACAGCACAGGTCAAGCCATTTCCTTCGGCGCTGCGGGCTATGACCCCGTGGTTCTTGAAATCTCGGGGGATGCAATTACCATCACGGAGTATCTCGAGAAGTCAGATCTCCGCCTGCTCGGTGTTTGGGACAGCAGCGGAAACTATCACGACTTGCAGCAGGCCGGCATTGACCCGGAACAACCGACATATCTGAAGGATGGTATCTCGCATTATACGGATACGGGCGTGAGCGTTTTTGGACTCTCCAACGACATCGGAACATTTAGCGGCAAGGTTTACGACTTGAATGCTGTTTGCCAGGCGCTCGGAACACCCTATGCGACGCGCGTGGTCATGGCGGCGGATCAGGTCAATTCGTTTCGGACGAGCACCAATGGCGGTTTCCGGCAGTACCTCTTCTTTGCGCAGAAGGTCTATCCGGGACATCTGAACTATGACAATGCGGTCGGTACCAACGGTTCCGCCGACCTTCCGAAGCAGCTCGATTTTTCGAGCATGATCTACTGCCTTTACAGTGATTATAAGAGCGAGCAGGTGGACCATAACCCGCCGCAGGACAGCACCATACACGGAATCAGCCCTTACCACGGCGGCTCTAAGAAGTCCTCGTCGAAGTCCGCAAAGCTGGTGGTAGGAGACGGTGCAAAGGGCATTTCGGTTCTGGATCTGGACTACTATGTGAATCCCTGGTCTCAGGTGGACAAGGGACGGCTCGGCGGCAACTTTTTGGAACCGAGCAAACAGACCTTTCTAAATCGCGCGAATTACATAGTCAACGTAATCGCACAGGGAACCTATGCGGCCGGAGAGGTTGCGGGACAGAGAGAGCTGGAGCTCACCCGTATTGAGGTGGATAATACGGGAGTCACCTGGAGCAATCACTATATTCCGGAAATTTCGTATGAGAACGCGAGCATCGACTTTGCGGGCACGAGCCCCTATCTGCTCTCGCTGACCAACGCAATCAGCTTTGACATCCAGTCGCCGAGCAGCTTCCAGGGCTTTATCTTGGATGCAACCCTTTCGGACGGTACGGTCAAGCACATTGAGGACACGGCCTATTACGCCTATACCTCGACCGGCAAGGGGCGCATGCACTACCTGATTCCCGGCGTAGATGTGAAGAACGGGCCCTATGTTACTTCGATTAAGGTGAGCTTCCCGAACAATAAAAACTGGGGAAACAACCGTGAAAAAATGGAGGTGTGGGGCAATAACAACGGAAACCGCCTACTTCCGAGTGTCGGTTTATCGCTGGTGGAGCAGGATATCCCGAAAAAATACCCGGGCACCACAATTCCGGTCGGCTCCCTCAGCGAGAAGGATAGCGATCCGAGCTATGACAAATTGACGGTCAAGGCAAAGCTCCACTATGAGAATGTCCTCGGCGAAAATATGACCACCGATCTCACACGCTTTGCGACCGAAGGTGCCAGTGAGCGCATTGCTTCGCAGCGCGTAGAAGTTGCCTTTTTCCAGAACCTATTGAGTTACGCCTCTAGCAATACCTATCAGGGAAGAGAACTGACGGTCAGCGGACAGCTTCGTTTTGCGCCAACCGTAGGCACCAAGAATCTTGCCGCAAGTAAAGATTTAAGAGTGCGACCGACCTATTATCTGAAGATTGACAAGAGCTTTACCTATGTCGATAACAGCGCAAAAATTCAAGGCTTTGTGCCAAATGCTACCGGTGCGGGGATGATGTGGTCCGCAATCGGCATTCCGGATGTCACCTTTATTCCCGCGGGAACCGGTGCCGGACAGTCGGGACACGCAGACTACGGAATTCTTGTGATTTCTACCGACCGGATACCGGAGAACGAATTGCCTGTTCCGGGACAGAATCTGGGGGCGGGCTGGTATGGCTATATCAACAGTCTGAGTTTCAAACTTCAGGCAGATTATTCCGCGGATCCGGTCTATGTGAAACCGGTGCCGGGTGCTTGGCTTGACACCAAGTTCGATGCCAACCGCGACGGCAACGGCGGCAACGCCAAGGGTGTCGATGTCGAGACCACGAACGACAACAACCAGCTCGTTCAGGATGCGCCCCGCGGCGCTCAGTTCGGCAATGCGACGGCGGCCAAGGCCGGAGCGAGTGCAAACGAAGCAGAGATGCTCTATGCGCCAAACAATACAACGCACAAGATTAACCAGGTGACTGCGCTTGGTTTACTTGCCCTCGCGCAGGCAAACAAGCCCTACCAGGAGAGCTCGAGTCGCGTGACAAGCAGGGACCTCAATAACAATCCGAACATCTTCAGCGCGAAGGTCTTCCTGACCAGTGACGACACGAACCCGACCAACGACTGGGAAATCTATATTCCGGTGCCGAAGGCGGGAGAGCAGTACAGCTACCTGAGCGGCGGCGTAACCCAGACGACCCCGGCATCCCAGTTCTCAATGGACTATTACGGGGTCGATACTTCGGCGCTCACGGGTCTCAACTACACGATTTCATATACAACGGATCCGAACCCCGCGGCAAACGGCTATACCGGTGCAAAGACAGCCTCCTGGACCACGAGCAAACCCGCCGATGCGGATATCACGATGGTCAAGTTGAACGTGAGCAACATGCCGGCGGGCAGGAAGGCCTCGGTCACGTTGCGCTATCAGCTGCACGAGCGGAAGAAGAAGTTGCTCAACCAGATGGATACGATTGTCGCCTACGGAAACTTCCGCATGGGCACCAATCCCACGCCTTTCTACGGCGCGGACGGACAGGCCAGCAATAAACTGGAGTATCTGTTGCCCGACCTCACGCTGAGCGGCATTGCCTTTCAGGAGAATGATTTTAACTCGCTCTACGATGCGGGGACGGACAGCTATCAGAGCGGTGTCCGCATGAAACTCCTCGAGGCGGACGGCGTGACCGAAGTACTCCGGAGCGATAATAACCTGGGATTTGTCAGTACGACCAACGCCAACGGCTACTACATGCTTTATGCGCCGCACGAGGGCAACTGGGTGGTTCAGGCGGATGCTTCCTCGCTGAGCCCGCTCCGTAAGCTCGTGAAGAAAGATCAGGGGACGAATCCGGCCGTGAGTTCCCGCTTTGATCGAAATACGAATCTTGCGGCGGTCACGGTGACTGCGAATGTACCGGCGGGACAGTATAACCTGCCCCATGTGAACGCAGGCTTTTACAACGTGCCCATCCTCGATCTCGCAGATCAGGTGCTCCACGTGGGCGATGCAGCTTCGACGGTGACGCCGACACTCACGAACCCGGTGGATCCCGCAAACCCGGTCGTAAACTATGCGATTCAGACGGGCGCGCCGACAGACCTCGTTTCGGTGAACGGCAGCGGCGCGGTAAGCGGTACGCTGACCCCGCAGAAGACGGGCGTCACGACTCTGCTGCTCACGACCGATGACGGCTACGGCGATCTCATCAAGAAGGAAGTGAAACTCACGGTCTGGGCTGATGTGAAGTATGACGGAAACGGCGCGGACAGCGGCAGCATTTCGCCGAACGGCGAGCAGCTCTACCCGTCTACGACGGCGGCCGGTGCGGATGCGCACACGGATGAGACGACCGCGAAGAGCTCGGCGGGAACGGCGGGCGTGGACACCCAGCTCACACGCGCGGGCTATTACTTTGACGGCTGGAACACGAAGCCGGACGGCACGGGCACCGCGTATGCGGCGGGTGCTGCGATTAAGACCGGAAAGATTGACGGTGACTTAACACTCTATGCGGTCTGGAGACCGGTGACCCCGGCGACGGACAGCTTTACCATCGAGAAGCTCTTAAAGGGAGACTATGGCCTCCTGCCGGACGGCCAGCGTGCGCCGCTCACCGCAGAGAACTTCGGCTTCACGCTGACCGGTACCTCCTTTACGGCGGCGCATGTGACGGCAGAACCCATGCCGACCGGCTCCGCGAAGGAGAGCGCCCGCGATGAGACGCCGGGTCAGAACCCTGTGGTCAAGTACACGCTTTCGAGCGCAGACCTCTCACTGATTACCCCGGGCTCCCCGGTCTTGACCGAGAATGCGACGGCGGGAGCTACCTTTGCGAGCGGAACCTTCAACTTCACGATGCCCGGTACCTATGTGTACACCCTCAAGGAAGAGGTGGGCAGCGCACAGTACTACGGCTACAATTCCCGCGTCTACACGATTACCTATGTGGTGACGCAGAGCGGCAGCGGTCTCGGCAATGCGTTAAGCTTGACCAGGACAATCAACTATCAAGATCCTGTAAGCGGAGCGGCCGTCAATGTGCAGACGGCAAGCTTTGAAAATACCTATCAGCTGCCGCGCTACACGGTGACCTTCGATCCGGACCAGGGCAGCTTTACGCCCCCGGCTCAGACGCATCGCTACGGCGACCGCGTATCAGAGCCGCCGGTACAGAACAATGCGGCGGGCGTTGCGACCTCCCCGGCGGGAGAGCGCTACGGCTATCACTTTAAGCACTGGAAGGCCGCGGACGGAACCCAGTTCCAGTTCGTGAACAGCTCGGTGCGCGCAAACTTCACCCTGACCGCGGTCTGGGAGATCAATACCTACCCGGTCAAGGTACTCGATGCCGCAACGGCAGATACGCCGCATGCGAATGAGGTCATCTTCGACAACGGCGGTGCACCCATGGCGCACGGCACGGTGCTTAACGCGCCGACCGCGCCTGACAACAAGACGGGCTACCACTTTGACCACTGGGAGAACGACGCGGATCACAGTACTTTTACCTTCGGAAATCCGGTCACGGGTCCGCTGACCGTCCGTGCGGTGTATGCACCGAATGCGTATACGGTGAAGTATGATAAAAATGCGGCAAGCGCGAGCGGAACCACAGCGGATTCCGCCCATGTCTACGATCAGACGAGAGCGCTCACCGCAAACGGCTATACGAACCCCGGCTACTACTTTGCGGGCTGGAGCCGCACGGCGGGCGGCACGACAGTCGACTTGAACGACGGCGACAACGTGCTGAATCTGACGACACAGAACAACGGAACGGTGACGCTCTATGCCATCTGGCAGCCGGTTACCCCGGTCAGCGACAGCTTCGACGTGAGTAAGCTCCTCTTCGGAGATTTCGGTTCCCTGCAGGGCGGCGAGACCGCACCCCTGGTGCCGGATACCTTCCGCTTTGTCTTACAGTCTGTCACGACCCCGACAGGCGCAACGACGGTGCTTCCGGTGGTTCCGGGCGGCGGCGCCGCTTCCGGGATCACGGTGACCCCGGGTGCGGGAACCATGGGCTATGCGCTTCCGAGCGCGCAGCTGCAGGTTCCGACTGCGGGCAGCGCAGCGGCGACCGCAGGTGCGGCTGCTGCGGCAAGATTCCCGGCAGGCCTCTTTACCTTCAGCTACCCGGGCACCTATGTCTATACCCTCAAGGAGACCGCAGGCTCCGCGCAGTACTACAGCTACGATCCGGCAGTCTACACGATTACCTTTACGGTGACGCAGAGCGCGGGTGCGCTCGGTGCGGGCACGGGAAATTCCCTCACGATAACGAGAAGTATCACGAAGCAGAGCGGCGGCGCAAGCACTGCGGCGACCGAGCTTCAGTTTGAGAACCGTTACACCCTGCCGCGCCTTACGGTGCAGTACGACGCAGAGGGCGGCAGCCACACGCCGGCAAACGAGAGCGTGCGCTACGGTGACTATGCGACGGCACCGCCGGTTCAGAACAATGCTGCGGGTACGCCGACCTCCCCGGCGGGAGAGAAGACGGGCTACCACTTCCTCTACTGGACGGATGCGGCGGGAACCCAGTTCCAGTTTGCAACGACGCCGATTCATGCAAACACCACCCTGCACGCAAAGTGGGAGATTAACCGCTATACCGTGACGGTGCAGGATGCGCCGGATGCGGACACCGGTCATCAGAATGCGCAATTGGCACAGCACACCAATGTGGCGCACGGCGATACAACGCTGACCGCACCGACGCAGCCTTCCAATAAGACGGGCTATCACTTCGATCACTGGGAAGATCAGAACAACACGGCTTATACCTTCGGTTCCCCGGTGACCGGCGACACAACGGTACATGCGGTTTATACGCCGAATACCTATACGGTGCATTTTGAGCCGAACGCAGGCGGTGCGACCGTGAACGGCAGCATGCCGAACCTGAACATGACTTACGATACGGCGCAGAACCTTACGCCGAATCAGTTTAGCCGCCCGGGTTATCAGTTCATGGGCTGGGGTCTCACGCCGACCGCGGCGACACCCGATTACTATGACGGCGCGTCCGTGAACAACCTGACGACAACCAACGGCGGAACCGTGCGCCTCTATGCGCTCTGGACGGCAGTGACGCCGTTTGATCATGCTCCGGCGCTCACAAAGATACTGGGCGGCGAGGCAAACCGGACGCTTGCGACCGGCGAGACGACCCCGCTCACGCCCGAGACCTTCAACTTCGAGTTTAAGGCAGTCAGCACGACGGTTCCCGGCATGAGCACCCTGCCGATGCCGACAGCGGCACATGGGGCGCAGACCTTCACGGTGAACCGCGCGGGTGCGGGTGCCCTCCCAATCGGTTCTTTGCGTTTCCTCTTCGCAGGCGACTATGTCTATGAGCTCCGCGAGATAGCGGGTGCCGCAGGTACGCCGGGTACTCCGGCGGCCGCACAGGGAAGCTACACGTACGACAGCGCCGTGTATCGCATTACCTATCACATCACACAGGCCGGAACGGTCATGAACGGCAGTGTGACAATTGAGAAACAGATGGCGGGAGGTGCCTTCTCGGCACCGGTCACTTACAGCGCTACAACGGAGCCCACGTTTACGAACGACTACCTCCTGCCGCGCTATACCGTGAGCTTTAACGCGAACGGCGGCAGCGTGACTCCGGCACCGCAGGTTATTGTCTACGGAGATCCGGTCGTTGCACCGCCCACGGTGGGCGGCTCCCCGGCGGGCTCCCGCACGGGCTATGACTTCGGCGGCTGGCAGAACCCGGACGGAAGCCCGGCGAACTTCACGACGCCGGTGACCGGCAATTTGGTGCTCAGCGCAAACTGGACCATGCGCCACTACACGGTCACGGTACTGGATGCACCGGATGCGGATCCGGGCCATCAGAATCAGATCATCACGCAGGACACGAATGCGGTTCACGGCAGCACGCCGACCGAACCCGCGCGCCCGGACAACAAGACGAATTATGTCTTTGACCACTGGGCAAAGCCGGACGGCTCGACCTACAACTTCGATGAGCCGCTGAGCGGTGACCTTACGGTGCACGCAGTCTACCGTCAAAAGCGCTATACGGTGCGCTATGATTCCGGCACGCCGCATTCGGTCGGAAGCATGACGGATTCGCACTTCGGTGGCGGAGATACCAACCCGCTTCCGCCGAATCAGTACGCGAGACCGGGCTATACCTTCGGCGGCTGGAGCCGCACACCGGGCGCAACGACGCCTGACTATACGGACGGACAGCCGGTCACGAATCTCACGACTTCGGACGGCGTGACCGTAACCCTCTATGCAGTCTGGAATCCGGCGAGCCCTGTGGTTCTTCACGACCCGCCGGTTAAGAAGGTGATTACCGGTGCGGTGCCGCACAATGCAGGAACATTCACCTTTGCACTTCGCGCTGTCAGCACGACGGCAGCCGAGGCAATCGGACAGCTCCCGATGCCGCTTGCGGCGGGCGGAAGCCAGGAGATGCAGCTTGTCATTGCGGGCGCAGGAGAAGAGGAGTTCGGCGACATCACCTTCCGTCTGCCGGGCACCTATGTCTACGAAATCTCCGAGCTGCCGATCGGCAGACGCGGTTTCAGCTTCGATCCGGATCCGGTGACCGTGACCTATGTGGTCACGCAAACAGGCTCTGTTCTGAATGCGACGCGGACCATGGAGAAGCGAGGACAGGCGGTGACGGAGGCGGTCTTCACGAACGAATTCGAGAAACCGAACTACATCGTTACGTTTGACGGCAACGGCGCTTGGAGACCCTTCGAGAGCCAGACCGTTCGCGAGGGCCTAATGGCCAGCGAACCGATTCGGAAGCCGGTGCGAAGCTACGGCAAGTTCATCGGCTGGTACTTAGACGGTCAGCCCTACGACTTCAGCCAGCCGGTCTACGATGACATCACGCTCTTTGCGATGTACGACGATTCCGACAGCGACAACACTTCCGGCGGAAGCGGCGGCGGTGGCGGTGGAAGTCGCGGCGGCAGCGGCGGAAGTCGCGGCGGCAGCAGTCGTGGTAATGGCAGCTGCGGCAACGGCAGAGGCAGTAGCATTGCTCCGACGCCGAGTGTTAATATCGCGACCACGCCGCCCGTAACAACGGACTCGGATTCGACGGACAAGCAGCAAAACGCAGATCCGGGCAAGGGTCCGGCGGACAGCAAGAAGACAGAGAAGCTTGACAGCGGAAGCGGCAGCCGCAGAAAGAAGCAGACCAGCGGCGATAAGAAGAGAAAACGCCGCCTTCCGAAGACCGGAGAAGAAACAATTGAAAAAACTCTGTTCCGGAAAGAGGAGAGACGGGACGAGGAAGTCTAA